One segment of Brassica napus cultivar Da-Ae chromosome C3, Da-Ae, whole genome shotgun sequence DNA contains the following:
- the LOC106389572 gene encoding uncharacterized protein LOC106389572 → MPPSPALRCSPGKEHRRGHSIEYGTLFRDKDEEDLALFSELQEKERDDFLLQSSDDLEDAFSTKLKHFSEFTIPIQGESCRLLSAEEDKNDYDWLLTPPDTPLFPSLDDEPQAASVGTRGRPQSQTSLSRSSTMEKRRRSSKGSPSPNRLSTSPRADTMQQQIRGRPSSGRHPSPASGQRSVTPVRRISPSPGKPASRSSTPTSRRMSTGSTTTVAPPAGRGTSPVRSSRGNSASPKIKVWQSNIPGFSLDAPPNLRTSLGDRPASYIRGSSPASTRSRQSVSPSASRSVSSSHSHEDLHHPIQSIPVGSSERAVSKRASLSPNSRTSRSSKLQSPGSAPRRPFESALRQMDHPKSHHSMFRPLASSLPSTGIYSGKSSSSSYHHLMLRHSSATVGSNSSSSQVIGFMPDTKRSDSVAQSEVEKLAYPDKHGDVMDVLNEGSRHESHESSQSDMDQGYAVECESSVNEEVNHIGNDFLEGADLETMEVCGTCGSHYRATEATRSEINICPDCREEHSFVKTDSPGTTRAIDENSHSQEKFDEKESFVEKLPAINVVDSLPVAMVEIEQCDDSYEQGENHLQESSIFRALGEQDDENESSTGCGLLSTETKDTQTQLSEKDHDVKIGSSEGRRGVRLLIKRSVSMKSPITQASNSSGFTRSYDGFSYLRDKSMSLRSSTETTSASSSWDCGSSIRKGSHVRHQSGSTLDMETHRYDTNSKFLSSMSSHACQALNVVPADSFEVCAAQMTCTNDKTHQESHYELKDSKCTETNVMNGSIGLSTNGVVVLAEHDPVIAENVFCENGDDVDNTVMSKVEISESPAHVRNTSEVGASTLIDDCSLYDHSKLQEKDVIETHHHGSFTTSSSEIEPESCEPETPGLGVHDKIPESECNVNAVDDDCSEKSMAHASVDHHNSLAPPVNEISDESTVLVECPGQKEPKSLTLEEATDAILFCSSIVHDLVYQAASIAMDKARDVAATEEEEVLRPTVTVLGKSDANRSSYTSGGGTKTKKQSSKGAKASRKQTETEENIEVHIENDENAGETARMIGNVGVPPSNKADNLKPPPKLENKCNCSIM, encoded by the exons ATGCCTCCTTCGCCGGCATTGAGATGCTCTCCTGGCAAGGAACATAGACGAGGACACAGCATTGAATATGGAACACTGTTCAGAGACAAAGACGAAGAAGATCTTGCCTTGTTTAGTGAGTtgcaagagaaagaaagagacgaTTTCTTGCTTCAGTCATCTGATGATCTCGAAGATGCATTTT ctacaAAACTGAAGCACTTTTCGGAGTTTACCATTCCTATTCAAGGAGAGAGTTGCAGATTGCTGAGTGCAGAAGAAGATAAGAACGACTATGATTG GTTGTTGACGCCTCCAGACACACCACTTTTTCCTTCGTTGGATGATGAACCGCAAGCAGCTAGTGTTGGAACAAGAGGGAGACCCCAGAGTCAGACTTCTTTATCTAGATCTTCAACG ATGGAAAAGAGACGCCGTAGTAGTAAGGGCAGTCCAAGCCCAAACCGCTTAAGCACATCACCTCGAGCTGACACTATGCAACAGCAGATAAGGGGAAGGCCATCTTCAGGACGCCATCCTAGTCCAGCGTCTGGTCAACGATCAGTTACCCCAGTTAGAAGGATCTCGCCTTCTCCAGGGAAACCTGCATCAAGATCTTCAACCCCAACTTCACGAAGGATGAGCACTGGGTCAACCACCACGGTGGCACCACCAGCTGGCAGGGGCACTTCTCCTGTTAGATCAAGTCGAGGCAACTCTGCTTCACCCAAAATAAAAGTGTGGCAGTCAAACATTCCTGGTTTCTCATTGGATGCGCCACCTAATCTCCGAACTTCTTTGGGCGATCGACCTGCATCCTATATTAGAGGCTCCTCACCAGCGTCAACACGCAGCAGACAGTCTGTTTCTCCGAGTGCGTCAAGAAGTGTTAGTTCATCTCACAGTCATGAGGATCTTCATCACCCTATACAGTCTATTCCTGTAGGTAGCTCAGAACGTGCGGTTTCAAAGAGAGCTAGCCTCTCTCCGAATAGTAGAACTTCGAGATCTTCGAAATTGCAGTCACCTGGCTCAGCACCGAGAAGGCCGTTTGAGTCTGCTCTTCGTCAGATGGATCATCCTAAAAGCCATCATAGCATGTTTAGGCCTCTTGCTTCTAGCCTTCCTAGCACTGGCATCTATTCTGGGAAAAGTAGCTCGTCTTCTTACCATCACCTAATGTTAAGACATTCATCTGCGACAGTGGGGAGCAATTCAAGCTCTAGCCAAGTTATAGGGTTCATGCCAGATACTAAAAGGAGCGATTCTGTTGCCCAATCTGAAGTTGAAAAATTGGCTTATCCGGATAAACATGGAGATGTTATGGATGTATTGAATGAAGGTAGTAGACATGAGAGTCATGAGAGTTCTCAGAGTGATATGGATCAAGGTTATGCTGTTGAATGCGAGTCTAGTGTGAATGAGGAGGTCAACCATATAGGCAATGACTTTTTGGAAGGGGCCGATCTTGAAACTATGGAGGTTTGTGGTACATGTGGTTCACACTATCGTGCCACTGAAGCTACTAGAAGCGAGATAAATATTTGTCCAGATTGCAGGGAAGAACATAGTTTCGTGAAAACAGATTCCCCTGGGACAACAAGAGCTATTGATGAAAATTCACATTCTCAGGAGAAATTTGATGAAAAAGAGTCTTTTGTTGAGAAACTTCCTGCAATAAATGTGGTAGATTCGCTGCCTGTTGCTATGGTTGAGATTGAGCAGTGTGATGATTCCTATGAGCAAGGAGAAAATCATTTGCAAGAGAGCTCTATTTTCAGGGCTTTAGGAGAgcaagatgatgaaaatgagTCTTCCACTGGCTGTGGTCTATTAAGTACAGAGACAAAAGATACTCAAACTCAGCTTTCTGAGAAGGATCATGATGTGAAGATTGGTTCTTCAGAAGGTAGGAGGGGAGTTCGTTTGCTTATAAAGAGATCGGTGAGTATGAAGTCACCAATCACTCAAGCTAGTAACTCCAGTGGTTTTACCAGATCGTATGATGGCTTTTCTTATTTGAGAGATAAGAGTATGAGTCTTAGAAGCTCCACAGAAACTACTTCTGCATCTTCATCTTGGGATTGTGGTTCCTCTATAAGAAAAGGAAGTCATGTAAGACATCAAAGCGGGAGTACACTTGACATGGAGACTCATAGGTATGATACCAACTCCAAGTTCCTGAGCAGCATGTCAAGCCACGCCTGTCAGGCTCTGAATGTTGTGCCAGCAGACAGTTTTGAAGTATGTGCTGCCCAAATGACATGTACCAACGATAAAACTCATCAAGAATCTCATTATGAACTCAAAGATTCGAAATGTACTGAAACCAATGTGATGAATGGATCAATTGGTCTTTCCACCAATGGAGTCGTTGTCCTAGCAGAGCATGATCCAGTGATAGCTGAGAATGTATTTTGTGAAAATGGAGATGATGTAGACAATACTGTGATGAGCAAAGTGGAGATAAGCGAATCACCGGCGCATGTAAGGAACACATCTGAAGTAGGAGCATCAACTCTCATTGATGACTGCTCTCTCTATGATCACTCTAAGCTACAAGAAAAGGATGTGATTGAAACTCATCACCACGGTTCGTTCACCACGTCATCCTCAGAAATAGAGCCGGAGAGTTGTGAACCCGAAACACCTGGTTTAGGAGTTCATGATAAAATTCCAGAGTCAGAATGCAACGTAAATGCAGTGGATGATGACTGCTCAGAGAAGAGTATGGCACATGCTTCTGTGGATCACCACAACTCCTTGGCTCCTCCTGTAAACGAAATTTCAG ATGAGTCAACAGTACTTGTGGAGTGTCCAGGCCAAAAAGAGCCCAAGAGCCTCACGCTCGAAGAAGCCACTGATGCAATACTGTTCTGCAGCTCCATTGTTCACGACCTAGTTTACCAAGCTGCATCAATAGCAATGGACAAAGCAAGGGATGTGGCggcaactgaagaagaagaagtattgCGTCCAACAGTGACAGTTCTTGGAAAGTCGGATGCTAACAGGAGTAGTTACACAAGCGGTGGTGGAACAAAGACGAAGAAACAGAGTTCCAAAGGGGCCAAAGCGAGTAGGAAGCAAACGGAAACAGAGGAGAACATAGAGGTACAtatagagaatgatgagaatgcAGGGGAAACTGCAAGGATGATAGGTAACGTTGGAGTTCCTCCTAGTAATAAAGCAGATAATTTGAAACCTCCTCCTAAGCTGGAGAATAAATGCAATTGCTCtattatgtga
- the LOC106389571 gene encoding probable pre-mRNA-splicing factor ATP-dependent RNA helicase DEAH4 produces MANLPILQFEEKIVETVENNPVVVIIGETGSGKSTQLSQILHRHGYTKSGVIAVTQPRRVAAVSVARRVAQELDVNLGEDVGYAIRFEDRTSSKTRIKYLTDGVLLRESLSNPMLDDYSVIILDEAHERSLNTDILLGLMKRLVRIRSSNFKVLITSATLDGEKVSRFFSGCPVLNVPGKLYPVEILYSKERPGSYIESSLKVAIDIHVREPEGDILIFMTGQDDIEKLVSKLEEKVRSLAEGSCMDAIIYPLHGSLPPEMQVRVFSPPPPNCRRFIVATNIAETSLTVDGVVYVIDSGYVKQRQYNPSSGMYSLDVTQISKVQANQRAGRAGRTRPGKCYRLYPLAVYRDDLLDATIPEIQRTSLAGSVLYLKSLDLPDIDILKFDFLDAPSSESLEDALKQLYLIDAIDENGAITNIGRTMSELPLEPSLSRTLIEANESGCLSQALTVVAMLSAETTLLPGRSKPNEKKRKRDEESNLPDGSGFGDHIQLLQIFECWDSNNYDIRWCKENDLQVRGMVFVRDVRRQLCQIMQKISKDRLEVGARGRKSSSREEYRKLRKALCVGNANQVAERMLRHNGFRTLTFKPQLVQVHPASVLSTDQDGMLPNYVVYHELISTTRPFMRNVCSVEMSWVAPIKRKIEKLNVRKLSGGPDNSFKEPGEKKSTELSTNTNTAETPTVSENVESRIEAARERFLARKGQK; encoded by the exons ATGGCGAATCTCCCGATCCTTCAATTCGAAGAGAAGATCGTGGAAACAGTTGAGAACAACCCCGTCGTGGTCATCATCGGAGAAACCGGTTCCGGAAAGAGCACTCAGCTCTCTCAGATCCTCCATCGACACGGCTACACTAAGTCCGGCGTCATCGCCGTCACTCAGCCCCGTCGTGTCGCCGCCGTTTCCGTCGCCAGGCGAGTGGCGCAGGAGCTTGATGTAAACCTAGGAGAAGACGTTGGTTACGCTATACGTTTCGAAGACAGAACATCGAGCAAAACACGCATCAA GTACCTCACAGATGGAGTTTTACTCCGTGAGAGCCTCTCCAATCCAATGCTTGATGATTACTCTGTGATTATATTAGATGAAGCTCACGAGAGGAGTTTAAACAC ggATATTCTGTTGGGTCTAATGAAGCGTTTGGTTAGAATCCGTTCGTCTAACTTCAAAGTCCTTATAACCTCTGCAACGCTTGACGGCGAAAAGGTTTCTCGATTCTTTTCGGGATGCCCTGTGCTTAATGTACCTGGGAAGTTATACCCTGTGGAGATATTGTACAGCAAAGAGCGTCCCGGCAGTTATATTGAGTCGTCTCTCAAAGTAGCTATTG ATATACATGTTCGTGAGCCAGAAGGTGATATCTTGATCTTTATGACTGGACAG GATGATATAGAAAAATTAGTATCAAAGCTGGAGGAAAAAGTGAGAAGCTTAGCAGAGGGATCATGTATGGATGCTATTATTTATCCTCTTCATGGATCTCTGCCACCTGAGATGCAG GTTCGTGTGTTTAGTCCACCTCCTCCAAACTGCCGGAGGTTTATTGTTGCTACAAATATTGCTGAAACTTCCCTTACTGTGGACGGAGTTGT GTATGTTATTGATTCGGGGTATGTGAAGCAAAGACAATATAACCCATCAAGTGGAATGTATTCTCTTGATGTTACTCAAATCAGCAA AGTTCAAGCTAACCAACGTGCTGGACGTGCTGGTAGAACTAGACCTGGGAAATGTTACCGATTATACCCCTTGGCAGTCTACAGGGATGATCTCCTTGATGCAACGATTCCTGAAATACAACGAACTTCCCTTGCTGGAAGTGTTCTTTACTTGAAATCGTTGGATCTTCCTGATATTGACATTCTCAAGTTCGATTTTCTTGACGCTCCATCAT CGGAGTCACTCGAAGATGCATTGAAGCAGTTGTATCTCATTGATGCAATTGATGAGAATGGAGCAATAACAAATATTGGAAGGACGATGTCAG AGCTTCCACTAGAGCCATCATTGTCAAGGACATTGATAGAAGCAAATGAAAGTGGTTGCTTATCTCAAGCTCTAACAGTCGTTGCTATGTTGTCAGCAGAGACTACTCTACTTCCTGgtaggag TAAACCAAATGAAAAGAAGAGAAAGCGTGATGAAGAATCTAATCTTCCTGATGGATCCGGATTTGGTGACCACATTCAACTACTACAGATTTTTGAATGTTGGGACAGTAATAATTATGATATTCGATGGTGCAAAGAAAATGACCTGCAG gtGCGAGGGATGGTGTTTGTCAGAGATGTTAGACGACAATTATGTCAGATTATGCAGAAAATATCCAAAG ATCGATTGGAAGTTGGAGCACGTGGGAGGAAGAGCTCAAGCCGAGAGGAGTACAGGAAGTTGAGGAAAGCTCTGTGTGTGGGGAATGCAAACCAAGTTGCTGAGAGAATGCTTCGTCATAATGGATTCCGAACTCTTACCTTCAAGCCCCAGCTAGTCCAG GTGCATCCAGCATCAGTGCTGAGTACCGACCAGGATGGAATGTTGCCAAATTATGTAGTGTACCACGAACTGATATCCACCACACGACCATTCATGCGCAATGTTTGTTCAGTTGAAATGTCATGGGTGGCTCCCATCAAAAGAAAGATTGAGAAATTAAATGTCAGAAAACTGAG TGGTGGACCTGATAACTCTTTCAAGGAACCTGGAGAGAAGAAGAGCACGGAGTTGTCTACGAACACCAACACTGCAGAAACACCTACAGTTTCTGAAAATGTCGAGAGTAGAATTGAAGCAGCCAGAGAACGCTTTCTTGCTCGTAAAGGACAGAAATAA